The DNA window ACCTCCGGCATCCCGGCGCATGGCCGGCCGCGATCCTGCCCGCTGTGTGACCACATCCTGTCCGGCGCGCTGGTCGCCCACAACTTCTCCCGCGATCCGGCCCTCTTGGATGTGGCGGCAGCCGTCCGCTGTGACTGCCGCGACAAATGGCTGGCGGAACTCGCCGAGGAACATCCACCCCTGAGCACCCGCCTGCCGCGGGATCTTGACCTAGTCGAAAAGGCTTTGACATGCGCGGCCCGCCCGTCGTCGCCGGACTGACCGCCGGGCGGACCCAGGACGGTCGGCCGCACATCGACGGGGCCGCCTGTCTGGTTCATGGCGAGCGAGCGTGGGCCATCGCCGAAGAGCGGCTGCCCCGGCGCAAGAATGCTGGAGGGGCGGAGCGGGCGTTGTCCGCGGTGCTGGCCGCCGCCGGCATGGAATTGCCGGACATCGACCTGTTCGTGCTGTCCACCTGCGGCGAGCCGGTCCCGTCGCCGGGAGCCCCGGCGTTCCTGCGCACCGACGGACGCTGGAGCCTGCAGGATTTGGGAATCCCGCCGGACCGGATCGTCTGGTGCCCGTCGCACCATCTGTCGCACGCGTTGCACGCGGCCCATGCAACGAACGCCCGGCAGGCCCTGGTCTGCGTTTTCGACAAGGAGGGAAACACGGGGGAGCGCAACAGCTACTACCTCGCCGGCGGGGGCAGTCTGCGCCTCGTCCAAAGCGACACGGCGGCAGCGGCCCGCGGCGGGATCGGCGCGGCCTATGCGCTGGCGACAGAGGCGATCGGCTGGTGCGGCGATACCGAAGCGGGCAAGACGATGGCGCTGGCAGCCTATGGCCGGGCTGGCGCCGACCCCCGGTTGCTGCTTGCCGATGCACCGTCGGGCGCCATCGTCGCGGGTGGCGGGCCACTGCCCCATCCCGTGACCTTCCGCCAGCGCGCCGATCTGGCGGCCACGGTTCAAGCGCAGATGGAGGCGGCGGTGGTCGCCACGGTCGAGCGGCTGCTGGCGAGGTACCCGGTTCCGCAGCTCTGCGTGGCGGGTGGCGTGGGAACCAACTGCCGGCTGCTGGGTGCGCTGGCCGGCGCGATGCCAGAACTGGCCGTGCGCGCTCCGTACGCTCCCGGCGACACCGGGCAGGCGATCGGAAACGCGCTTTACGGCCTTGCCCTGCTCGGCGCCGAGGCGCCGGAAATGCTGCGCCAACCTTTTCTCGGCGTGGAGGAGGATCGCGGAGTCGTTGCGGAGCGGGCGGTCAGGCGGCTGGGGCAACCGCTGGCTTGCGGCTTCGACGCGCTGGAGATGGCCGCCCGGCGGCTCGCCGGCGGTGCGATTGTCGCCGTTTTCACCGGCAGATCGGAGTTCGGCCCGCGCGCCCTGGGCCACCGGTCTATCCTGTGCCATCCCGGCGACGCCGCGTCGCTTCACCGGCTTGGCGCATCGATCAAGCGCAGAGGCTGGTTCCGGCCCTTCGGCATCGTCGGACCGGCCCACCGGGTTGCCGAAGCCTGTCCGCACGCGCGCCTGTCCCGGCATATGGAGATCGCGGGACCTGTCGGCGGACCCTGGCGCGAGCGGTTGCGTCCCGTCCTTCACATCGACGGAACCTGCCGGTTCCAGGCGGTCGCCGCCGACGATCCGCTCGGCCCCCTTCTGGAGCGGTTCGAGGCGACCGCGAACGTGCCCTTCCTCGCGAACACGTCGCTCAACCGCGCCGGTGAGCCCCTGGCGGAGACCATCGAGGACGCCATCGACATCGTTCTGGCCACCGGCATCGACCTTCTTCTGACCGACTCCGGCCTGTTCGCCGGCTCCCCCCCCCGATGACGCCCCCGATAGCGCCGCCTGCCGTCTACGCCACCACGCGCAGGCGGTAGGCGCCGAGGCCGAAGGTGGTGCGGGCGCCGGCGTGGACGACGGCGCCCAGGGCGAGCAGGGGCAGCAGCGGTCCCAGCGGGCCTTCCAGGAAGACGGTTCCGGCTTCGCCCTCCATCGGCAGCCAGCGGTCCTGCTTGGCGGAGCCGCGCCGCCATGCCATCGGCCACAGGCCGGCGGCGTCCACCCGCACCGCGTCGGCGGCGGCCAGCAGGGCGCGGCGGTCGCAGTCCACGTCGGTGTCCAGCCAGCGGGCCAGGCCGAAGACCCGGTTCAGCAGAGCCCCGGCGAAGCCGGCCAGCCCGTGGCGCAGATCGGCACCGCCGCGCGGACAGACCGGGGTGACGAACTCCAGCGCCACCGCCTCCGCCGCCGGGGGCACCGGCACGCCCTCGACCGTCTCCAGGCGGCGATCCAGCAGGCGGGGAGCGGCCGGGCCGGGGGACGCGCCGCCGGGGCGATGGGCGGCCAGCGCGCGCCAGGCGGTCACCACCTCCACCGCCCGTCCCCCGGCGGAAACCGTGCCGCGGCCCGGCGCGCCGACCCCGGCGGAAAGGCCGTTGCGCACCGCCGCCGCCAGCGCCGCCGCCGCCGGTGCCCAGTCGTCGGCGAAACCGAAACATGAAGTGGTCCCCGTTTCCCGGACAGTTTGGCGGCTGGAATAAGCTTGGTTTAGGTTCGTGTCACGCCGCCATTCTGATCTGGTTGAGTGTGCCCTCGTAGACCTCTGCCGGGGTTCTGCCGCCGAGCGCCGAGTGCGGGCGGTCGGCGTTGTAGTAATCGATCCAGCGGCCGATCCCGGCTCTGGCCTCGCTGCCGGTCTCGAAGGCGTGGAGGTAGGCGCACTCGTATTTCATCGATCGCCACAGCCGTTCGATGAAGACGTTGTCCATCCACCGACCACGCCCGTCCATCGATACCCGGATGCCGGCCGCGGTCAAGAGGCCGGTGAAGCGCGGGCTGGTGAACTGGCTGCCCTGATCGGTGTTGAAGATGTCCGGCCGACCGTAGTGTGTCATCGCCTCCTCTACGGCCTCGATGCAGAACTCGACGTCCATGGTGTTCGACAACCGCCAGCTCAGAACCTTGCGTGTCGCCCAGTCCATCACCGCCACCAAGTACAGAAAGCCGCGGCGCATGGGAATGTACGTGATGTCGCTGCACCACACCTGATCGGGGCGGTCGATGGTCAGGTCGCGCAGCAGGTATGGCCAGATCTTGTGTTCGGGGTGTGGCACTGTCGTCTTCGGGCGCTGGTAAATCGCCTGCAAGCCCATCCGCACCATCAGGCGGCGAACCCGCTTGCGGATGACCTGATGGCTGTGCCGGCGCAGATGCCGGGTCATCTGCCGGCTGCCGTACCAAGGCGTTTCCAGGAACTGCTCGTCGATCAGCCGCATCAACTCCAGGTTCTCGGCCGGCTCGCCTCTGGCCGGCCCGTAGTAGCTGGACCGGCTGATCGAAACCAACTCGCACTGCCGAGTGATCGACAGGCGTGGATGATCCGCCTCGACCAGCTCCCGCCTCCGACCGATGCTCATCGACCGGAGGCCTTGCGCAAAAAATCCCGCTCTACGACCAACTGGCCGATCATGGCGTGCAGCTTCTCCACCTCGCTCTGATGGCTGGATTC is part of the Azospirillum lipoferum 4B genome and encodes:
- the cas6 gene encoding CRISPR system precrRNA processing endoribonuclease RAMP protein Cas6 — encoded protein: MRNGLSAGVGAPGRGTVSAGGRAVEVVTAWRALAAHRPGGASPGPAAPRLLDRRLETVEGVPVPPAAEAVALEFVTPVCPRGGADLRHGLAGFAGALLNRVFGLARWLDTDVDCDRRALLAAADAVRVDAAGLWPMAWRRGSAKQDRWLPMEGEAGTVFLEGPLGPLLPLLALGAVVHAGARTTFGLGAYRLRVVA
- a CDS encoding carbamoyltransferase C-terminal domain-containing protein, yielding MRGPPVVAGLTAGRTQDGRPHIDGAACLVHGERAWAIAEERLPRRKNAGGAERALSAVLAAAGMELPDIDLFVLSTCGEPVPSPGAPAFLRTDGRWSLQDLGIPPDRIVWCPSHHLSHALHAAHATNARQALVCVFDKEGNTGERNSYYLAGGGSLRLVQSDTAAAARGGIGAAYALATEAIGWCGDTEAGKTMALAAYGRAGADPRLLLADAPSGAIVAGGGPLPHPVTFRQRADLAATVQAQMEAAVVATVERLLARYPVPQLCVAGGVGTNCRLLGALAGAMPELAVRAPYAPGDTGQAIGNALYGLALLGAEAPEMLRQPFLGVEEDRGVVAERAVRRLGQPLACGFDALEMAARRLAGGAIVAVFTGRSEFGPRALGHRSILCHPGDAASLHRLGASIKRRGWFRPFGIVGPAHRVAEACPHARLSRHMEIAGPVGGPWRERLRPVLHIDGTCRFQAVAADDPLGPLLERFEATANVPFLANTSLNRAGEPLAETIEDAIDIVLATGIDLLLTDSGLFAGSPPR
- a CDS encoding IS3-like element ISAli5 family transposase (programmed frameshift) — translated: MTGKRKRYSAEFKAKVALEAIRGELTVSQLVAKHGVHQTLINAWKKQAMEGMAGVFSGKAEAAESSHQSEVEKLHAMIGQLVVERGFFAQGLRSMSIGRRRELVEADHPRLSITRQCELVSISRSSYYGPARGEPAENLELMRLIDEQFLETPWYGSRQMTRHLRRHSHQVIRKRVRRLMVRMGLQAIYQRPKTTVPHPEHKIWPYLLRDLTIDRPDQVWCSDITYIPMRRGFLYLVAVMDWATRKVLSWRLSNTMDVEFCIEAVEEAMTHYGRPDIFNTDQGSQFTSPRFTGLLTAAGIRVSMDGRGRWMDNVFIERLWRSMKYECAYLHAFETGSEARAGIGRWIDYYNADRPHSALGGRTPAEVYEGTLNQIRMAA